From Paenibacillus physcomitrellae, the proteins below share one genomic window:
- a CDS encoding winged helix-turn-helix transcriptional regulator, which yields MKTAKKASSYIPKEPVHIECNIEKTLNVLGGKWAFLVIRELFCGKLRFGELQRRIPSVSPRALTSTLRHLEEQGVLEREVFPTVPVTVEYSLTPKGHDLHVICHEMKLWAARWT from the coding sequence ATGAAAACAGCTAAAAAGGCAAGCAGCTATATTCCTAAAGAACCCGTACATATTGAATGCAATATTGAGAAAACGCTGAATGTGCTTGGCGGGAAATGGGCGTTCCTCGTCATCCGGGAACTGTTCTGCGGCAAACTGCGTTTCGGCGAACTGCAGCGGCGCATTCCGAGTGTCAGCCCGCGCGCTTTGACCAGTACGCTGCGGCATTTGGAGGAACAGGGCGTTCTCGAACGCGAGGTGTTCCCGACCGTGCCCGTTACGGTGGAATATTCTTTGACCCCTAAAGGACATGATCTGCATGTCATCTGTCATGAAATGAAGCTGTGGGCCGCACGCTGGACCTAG
- a CDS encoding aldo/keto reductase family protein: MKYRRLGGSGLKVSEISLGSWLTYGGYVERENAVNSIKTAYDLGINFFDTANVYEKGAAEELVGKALKEYPRESYVLATKAFWPMGEGPNDRGLSRKHITEQANASLKRLGHDYVDIFYCHRHDPETPLHETLRAIDDLVRQGKVLYVGVSEWQASQIAEALGVADRYLLDRIVVNQPIYNMFERYIEKEIIPLSERSGIGQVVFSPLAQGLLTGKYTSASDIPQDSRAAKLDWMRKGISEEKINKVHQLEGIAKELGISVGNLALAWILRQNNVASALVGASRPEQVTENAKASGIELSEDVLNRIEDILK, translated from the coding sequence ATGAAATACCGGAGATTAGGCGGAAGTGGACTTAAAGTCAGTGAAATTAGCTTGGGCAGCTGGCTTACATATGGTGGTTATGTGGAACGGGAAAATGCGGTGAACTCGATTAAAACCGCGTACGATTTGGGGATCAACTTCTTTGATACAGCGAACGTTTACGAGAAAGGCGCTGCCGAGGAATTGGTAGGCAAAGCGCTCAAGGAATATCCTCGTGAATCTTATGTGCTGGCGACCAAAGCCTTTTGGCCAATGGGCGAAGGCCCGAATGACCGCGGTTTGTCCCGCAAGCATATTACGGAGCAGGCCAATGCCAGCTTGAAGCGTCTCGGACATGATTATGTGGATATTTTCTACTGCCACCGTCATGATCCGGAAACGCCGCTGCATGAAACCCTCCGCGCGATTGACGACCTGGTTCGTCAAGGCAAAGTGCTGTATGTGGGCGTGAGCGAATGGCAGGCTTCCCAAATTGCGGAAGCGCTTGGCGTTGCCGACCGTTATCTGCTGGACCGCATCGTCGTGAACCAGCCGATCTACAACATGTTTGAACGTTATATCGAGAAGGAGATCATTCCGCTCAGCGAACGTTCCGGCATCGGACAAGTCGTATTCTCCCCGCTGGCCCAAGGCCTGCTGACAGGCAAATACACATCTGCTTCCGACATCCCGCAGGACAGCCGCGCGGCCAAGCTGGACTGGATGCGCAAAGGCATTTCGGAAGAGAAGATCAACAAGGTGCATCAGCTTGAAGGCATTGCTAAAGAGCTGGGCATTTCCGTCGGCAATCTGGCGCTCGCCTGGATTCTGCGTCAAAACAACGTAGCCAGCGCCCTGGTTGGCGCAAGCCGTCCGGAGCAGGTGACGGAAAATGCGAAAGCTTCCGGCATCGAGCTGAGCGAAGATGTGCTGAACCGCATTGAAGACATTTTGAAATAA